In Panacibacter ginsenosidivorans, the following proteins share a genomic window:
- the ruvA gene encoding Holliday junction branch migration protein RuvA, translating to MIAFVRGKFARKTPSQIIVDVNGVGYELQISLHTYSSISNKEEGQLHTYLHITENGQTLFGFATQGEKDLFLQLISVSGVGASTARMMLSGLQPDEIIKGIVQGNTKQLESVKGIGKKTAERIIVELRDKLAKISLETGVNSNIVFPSTERDAVTALTGLGIARAMAESAVKKVSDSAKETLSLEDIIKQALKNL from the coding sequence ATGATTGCATTTGTAAGAGGAAAATTTGCACGTAAAACGCCATCGCAGATAATCGTGGATGTAAATGGGGTAGGATATGAACTGCAGATAAGCCTGCATACCTATTCCTCAATTAGCAATAAAGAAGAAGGACAGTTACATACTTACCTGCATATTACAGAGAATGGCCAAACGCTTTTTGGTTTTGCCACACAGGGAGAAAAAGATCTTTTTTTGCAACTGATCAGCGTTTCGGGTGTTGGCGCATCTACGGCAAGAATGATGCTGAGTGGTTTACAGCCGGATGAGATCATAAAAGGAATTGTGCAGGGCAATACAAAACAATTGGAAAGCGTTAAAGGAATAGGGAAAAAAACTGCTGAAAGAATAATTGTTGAACTCAGGGATAAACTGGCGAAAATCTCTCTAGAAACCGGTGTTAACTCTAATATCGTTTTTCCCTCAACGGAAAGAGATGCTGTAACTGCTTTAACAGGCCTGGGAATAGCTAGAGCGATGGCAGAATCAGCAGTAAAAAAAGTTTCAGATTCTGCTAAAGAAACACTTTCTTTGGAAGATATTATAAAACAAGCTTTAAAAAATCTATAG